Sequence from the Azospirillum formosense genome:
TTGCGCGCCTGCTTGGCGGAGCCGCCCGCCGAATCGCCCTCGACCAGGAAGATTTCCGTCCCCTCCGGCGAATTGCGGGAGCAGTCGGCCAGCTTGCCGGGCAGGCGCAGGCGGCGGGTCGCGGACTTCCGTCCCAACTCCTTGGACTGCTTGCGCTTGGCGCGCTCCTCCGCCTTCTCGATCAGCCGTTCCAGAAGGGCCTTGGAGGAGGACGGGTCGCCCGACAGCCAGTGGTCGAAGTGATCCTTGATCGCCGCCTCGACCAGCCGGTGGGCTTCCGCCGTCACCAGCTTCTCCTTGGTCTGGCCCTGGAAATGCGGTTCGCGGATGAAGACCGACAGCAGGATGCAGGCGTCGCCCATCACGTCGTCCGCGGTGACCTGGGCGGCGCGCTTGTTGTTGGTCAGCTCGCCGTAGCCCTTCAGCCCGCGGGTCAGCGCGGCGCGCAGGCCGGCCTCGTGCGTGCCGCCCTGCGGCGTGGGCACCGTGTTGCAGTAGGTGTGCGAGAACCCCTCGTCATCCTCCGGCCAGGCGATGGCCCATTCCACGCGGCCCTGCTGGTTCGGGAAGTCCAGCGCGCCGGAGAAGGGCAGGCGGGTCAGCGTCCGGCGTTCCTTCAGGGCGGCGTTCAGGTAGTCGAGCAGGCCGCCGGGGAAATGCAGCGTTTCCTGCGCTGGGGTGGTGCTGTCCGGCGCCAGCAGCGACGGGTCGCAGCTCCAGCGGATCTCCACGCCCCGGTACAGGTAGGCCTTGGAGCGCGCCAGACGGTACAGCCGGTGCGGCTCGAAATGGGCGGCCTCGCCGAAGATCTCGGGGTCGGCGTGGAAGCGGATGGTCGTGCCGCGGCGATTCGCCGCGCCCTGGCGGGCCAGCGGCCCCTGCGGCAGCCCGCGGCTGTAGTGCTGCACGTAGAGCTGGCGGTCGCGCGCCACCTCGACCGTCAGCCGGTCGGACAGGGCATTGACCACCGACAGGCCGACGCCATGCAGGCCGCCGGAGGTCTGGTAGACCTTGTTGGAGAATTTGCCGCCCGAATGCAGGGTGGTGAGGATGACCTCCAGCGCCGACTTGCCGGGGTATTTCGGGTGGTCGTCGATGGGGATGCCGCGCCCGTTGTCGCGCACCACCACCGTGCCGTCGGCGGTCAGCTCCAGGTCGATGCGGCTGGCGTGTCCGGCCACCGCCTCGTCCATGGCGTTGTCCAGAACCTCGGCCACCAGATGGTGCAGCGCCCGGTCGTCGGTGCCGCCGATGTACATGCCGGGGCGCCGGCGGACGGGCTCAAGCCCCTCCAGAACCTCGATATCCTGGGCGGAATAGGTCTCGGCCTTGCGCGCCGTGTTCTCGAAAAGATCGCTCATGGCCCCAGTTATAGGAATTTCGTCAGGGCTGCGCAAGCGCATGCGGTGGCTCCTATATACTCCCCGCACCATATTTTGTGATGCGCTTTTTCGACCCCGGAACGAACGAGGGCGGAGGCACGATGAGCGACGGCACTCCCACCGATCAGAACCAAGTCCACCCGGATATGGCCCACCCGGATATGGAAGGCGGCCCGGCGCTGCGAACCATCGCCATGCCGGCGGACACCAACCCCAACGGCGACATCTTCGGCGGCTGGCTGCTGTCCCAGATGGATCTGGCCGGCGGCGTCGCCGCCCTGCGCCGCGCCGGCGGGCGCGTCGCGACGGTGGGGATCGAGGCGATGACCTTCCACAAGCCGGTCTATGTCGGCGACGAGGTGAGCTGCTTCGCCCATGTCACCAAGGTCGGCCGCACCTCCATCCGCGTCCGGGTGGAGACCTGGGTGCGCCGCCAGCGCAGCGCGGGGGAGGCGATCAAGGTGACGGAGGGCGTGTTCACCTACGTCGCCATCGGCGAGGACCGCCGCCCGCGCGAGGTCCCGCCGGAGTGAAGCGCAACCCGCCTTCTTTCGAAGGTTGTGCGCTGTGTCATTCTCCTTTGGGGGTGTAGGCCGCCTATTACTCGGCGGCGCAAAGAGCATGGCGCGGTGAATTCTTTCGGATTGCTTCTTTTCCGTTTGACCGAAGGAATCGCGTATGATTCCATCATGCCGCCATGACCATGCTCCAGAACCTCACCGACTCGCTGAAACGCGCCGCCAAAAGCGCCCTTCGCCAGGCTATCGGGCCGGCCATCGGCTCCTGCGTCGTCGCCTACTTCGTCTATTACGCCGTCCAGGGGGACCGCGGGCTGCTCGCCATGAACCACCTGAAGGCGGAGATCGCCACGGCGGAATCCGTCCTGGACCAGGTGAAGGCCGAGCGCGAGCGGATGGACCGCCGCGCGCAACTGATGCGCAGCGACCACCTCGACCGCGACATGCTGGACGAGCGCGCGCGCACGATGTTGAACCTTTCAGGGCCCCGCGACGTCATAATCGCACTCCCCCCGGCGCAGGTCGAAGGTGATGCTAGCGCTGAGAAGTAGGTCATATCAGTGAATTAACCGAAAGCCGGTTAACGCCGAATTTCGCGTTTAAAAACAGATATTTGCGTCCTGTGCGCTTGTCGTGTACTGTGCGCCCCGCATCCGCTTCCGGTGCGAGGGGGATGCACCCTCATAAGTGGGATGTACCCTCGCAACGTGCTGCAGCCCTAGCTGTTCGCTTGCCGTCGCTGCATAAACCCTGGGGAGGAAACATGGCCGCGTCACGACGCCGTCCGAAGGCGCAGACTGACTCCGCTTCGAAGCAGGCCGCTTCGACCGAGGACCTGATCAAGTACTACCGCGAGATGCTGCTGATCCGCCGCTTCGAGGAGAAGGCGGGCCAGCTCTACGGCATGGGCCTCATCGGCGGTTTCTGCCACCTCTACATCGGCCAGGAAGCCGTCGTGGTCGGCATCCAGGCCGCGCTCAAGGACAACGACGACGTCATCACCAGCTACCGTGACCATGGCCACATGCTGGCCTGCGGCATGGACCCGAAGGGTGTGATGGCTGAGCTGACCGGCCGCCGTGGAGGCTACTCCAAGGGCAAGGGCGGCTCGATGCACATGTTCAGCCGCGAGAAGAACTTCTACGGCGGCCACGGCATCGTCGGCGCGCAGGTCCCGCTGGGCACCGGTCTCGCCTTCTCGCACAAGTACAACAAGGATGATGGACTGTCCGCGGTCTATTGCGGCGACGGCGCCATCAACCAGGGCCAGGTTTACGAGAGCTTCAACATGGCGGCGCTGTGGAAGCTGCCGGTGCTCTACGTGATCGAGAACAACAAGTACGCCATGGGCACCTCGCAGGAGCGCGCCTCGGCGGGCGAACTGCACCAGCGCGGCGCGGCCTACGGCATTCCCGGCCATCAGGTCAACGGCATGGACGTCCTCGAGGTCCGCGAGGCCGCCGACAAGTGGGTGGAGTACATCCGCGCCGGCAACGGCCCGGTCATCCTCGAGATGAAGACCTACCGCTACCGCGGCCACTCGATGTCCGACCCGGCCAAGTACCGGACCAAGGAGGAGGTCGAGAAGATGCGGAGCGAGTCCGATCCGATCGACAACCTGAAGCGCGTCCTGCTGGAAGGCGCTTACGTGACCGAGGACCAGCTCAAAGAGATCGACCGCGAGGTCAAGGCCGTGGTGACCGAGGCTGCCGAATTCGCGCAGCAGAGCCCCGAGCCCGATCCCTCGGAGCTGTGGACCGACGTCCTGGTCGAAGCCTGACGACAACGATAAGCAGGAGCGGCGCCGAGGGCCGGAGGCTTCGCCTCCCGGTGAACCCGCGCCGCCGGAGGTTGAGGAATGCCGATCGAAGTGCTGATGCCGGCCCTGTCGCCCACCATGACCGAGGGCAAGCTGGCGAAGTGGGTCAAAAAAGAAGGTGACGAGGTCAAGTCCGGCGACGTGCTCGCCGAGATCGAGACCGACAAGGCGACCATGGAGGTCGAGGCGGTCGACGAGGGCCGCATCGGCAAGATCCTGGTCGCCGAGGGCACCGAGAACGTCGCCGTGAACACCCCCATCGCCGTGATCCTCGGCGAGGGCGAGAGCGTCACCGATGCCGTGTCCGGCTCCCCGGTGCCGGCCCCGAAGGTCACCGCCGAGCCGGTGGTGAAGGACACGGGCGCGCACGCCCCGGCCACCCTGCCGGTCGGTCCGGCCAGCGGCCCGGCCGCCGCGCCGCCGGCTTCGGACGAGGACAAGTTCTTCGACAAGACGGTGAAGAAGACCGTCCGCGAAGCGCTGCGCGACGCCATGGCCGAAGAGATGCGCCGCGACCCGACCGTCTTCCTGATGGGCGAGGAGGTCGCGCAGTACCAGGGCGCCTACAAGGTGTCGCAGGGCCTGCTCCAGGAGTTCGGCGCCGACCGCGTCATCGACACGCCGATCACCGAGATTGGCTTCGCCGGCCTGGGCGTTGGCGCGGCCTTCCGCGGCCTGCGCCCGATCGTCGAGTTCATGACCTTCAACTTCGCGATGCAGGCGATCGACCACATCGTGAACTCCGCCGCCAAGACGCTGTACATGTCCGGCGGCCAGATGGGTTGCCCGATCGTGTTCCGCGGCCCGAACGGCGCGGCCGCCCGCGTCGCCGCCCAGCACAGCCAGGACTTCACCCCCTGGTACGCCAGCGTGCCCGGCCTGAAGGTCGTCGCCCCCTACAGCGCGTCGGACTTCAAGGGCCTGATGAAGTCGGCCATCCGGGATCCGAACCCGGTCATCTTCCTCGAGAACGAGATCCTCTACGGCCAGTCCTTCGAGGTGCCGGAGAGCGAGGACTTCATCGTTCCGATCGGCCGCGCCAAGATCCGCCGCGCCGGCACGGACGTGACCATCACCGCCCATTCGCTGATGGTCAGCTACGCGCTCGCCGCCGCCGACCTGCTGGAGAAGGACGGGATCAGCGCCGAGGTCATCGACCTGCGCACCATCCGTCCGCTCGACACCGAGACCATCGTCAACTCGGTCAAGAAGACCAACCGCCTCATCACCGTGGAGGAGGCCTGGCCGACCTGCGGCATCGGCGCCGAACTGTCGGCCCTGATGATGGAGCAGGCCTTCGACTATCTGGACGCCCCGGTGATCCGCGTGACCGGCCTCGACGTGCCGATGCCCTACGCGGCGAACCTGGAAAAGCTCGTCCTTCCTTCGCCCGACCGCATCGCGGAAGCGGCGAAGAAGGCCTGCTACCGCAAGTAAGGAGGGCGAGCGAATGACCATCCAGATTCTGATGCCCGCCCTCTCTCCGACCATGACCGAGGGCAACCTCGCGAAGTGGCTGAAGAAGGAAGGCGACGCGGTGAAGTCCGGCGACGTGATCGCCGAGATCGAGACCGACAAGGCCACCATGGAAGTGGAGGCGGCCGACGAAGGCCGTCTCGGCAAGATCCTCGTGCAGGCCGGCACGCAGGGCGTCGCGGTGAACACCCCGATCGCCGTGCTGCTGGAAGAGGGCGAGGACGACAGC
This genomic interval carries:
- a CDS encoding pyruvate dehydrogenase complex E1 component subunit beta, translated to MPIEVLMPALSPTMTEGKLAKWVKKEGDEVKSGDVLAEIETDKATMEVEAVDEGRIGKILVAEGTENVAVNTPIAVILGEGESVTDAVSGSPVPAPKVTAEPVVKDTGAHAPATLPVGPASGPAAAPPASDEDKFFDKTVKKTVREALRDAMAEEMRRDPTVFLMGEEVAQYQGAYKVSQGLLQEFGADRVIDTPITEIGFAGLGVGAAFRGLRPIVEFMTFNFAMQAIDHIVNSAAKTLYMSGGQMGCPIVFRGPNGAAARVAAQHSQDFTPWYASVPGLKVVAPYSASDFKGLMKSAIRDPNPVIFLENEILYGQSFEVPESEDFIVPIGRAKIRRAGTDVTITAHSLMVSYALAAADLLEKDGISAEVIDLRTIRPLDTETIVNSVKKTNRLITVEEAWPTCGIGAELSALMMEQAFDYLDAPVIRVTGLDVPMPYAANLEKLVLPSPDRIAEAAKKACYRK
- a CDS encoding acyl-CoA thioesterase, yielding MAHPDMEGGPALRTIAMPADTNPNGDIFGGWLLSQMDLAGGVAALRRAGGRVATVGIEAMTFHKPVYVGDEVSCFAHVTKVGRTSIRVRVETWVRRQRSAGEAIKVTEGVFTYVAIGEDRRPREVPPE
- a CDS encoding septum formation initiator family protein, which produces MTMLQNLTDSLKRAAKSALRQAIGPAIGSCVVAYFVYYAVQGDRGLLAMNHLKAEIATAESVLDQVKAERERMDRRAQLMRSDHLDRDMLDERARTMLNLSGPRDVIIALPPAQVEGDASAEK
- the parE gene encoding DNA topoisomerase IV subunit B — protein: MSDLFENTARKAETYSAQDIEVLEGLEPVRRRPGMYIGGTDDRALHHLVAEVLDNAMDEAVAGHASRIDLELTADGTVVVRDNGRGIPIDDHPKYPGKSALEVILTTLHSGGKFSNKVYQTSGGLHGVGLSVVNALSDRLTVEVARDRQLYVQHYSRGLPQGPLARQGAANRRGTTIRFHADPEIFGEAAHFEPHRLYRLARSKAYLYRGVEIRWSCDPSLLAPDSTTPAQETLHFPGGLLDYLNAALKERRTLTRLPFSGALDFPNQQGRVEWAIAWPEDDEGFSHTYCNTVPTPQGGTHEAGLRAALTRGLKGYGELTNNKRAAQVTADDVMGDACILLSVFIREPHFQGQTKEKLVTAEAHRLVEAAIKDHFDHWLSGDPSSSKALLERLIEKAEERAKRKQSKELGRKSATRRLRLPGKLADCSRNSPEGTEIFLVEGDSAGGSAKQARNRETQAILPLRGKILNVASASSDKMKANQELNDLTQALGCGVGKDFSSDKLRYERVIIMTDADVDGAHIASLLMTFFYREMGGLIQNGHLYLALPPLYRISHGAKSVYARDDAHKDQLLNKTFKGKKVEISRFKGLGEMMPAQLRETTMDPAKRTLLRVVVPNSADPEQAEDVKATRTRVEELMGRRPELRFQFIQENAKFVRVDDIDV
- the pdhA gene encoding pyruvate dehydrogenase (acetyl-transferring) E1 component subunit alpha, with translation MAASRRRPKAQTDSASKQAASTEDLIKYYREMLLIRRFEEKAGQLYGMGLIGGFCHLYIGQEAVVVGIQAALKDNDDVITSYRDHGHMLACGMDPKGVMAELTGRRGGYSKGKGGSMHMFSREKNFYGGHGIVGAQVPLGTGLAFSHKYNKDDGLSAVYCGDGAINQGQVYESFNMAALWKLPVLYVIENNKYAMGTSQERASAGELHQRGAAYGIPGHQVNGMDVLEVREAADKWVEYIRAGNGPVILEMKTYRYRGHSMSDPAKYRTKEEVEKMRSESDPIDNLKRVLLEGAYVTEDQLKEIDREVKAVVTEAAEFAQQSPEPDPSELWTDVLVEA